A DNA window from Synechococcus sp. UW179A contains the following coding sequences:
- a CDS encoding glycosyltransferase family A protein — MSPFYSIVINVLDGENYLARLFSSIASQNFYDYEIILIDNCSSDATESIVKSYSSKFPLFTIHRTTSTVPLYSARNIAVQLASGKYIAFHDVDDLWSFDKLSSYYALLCNEKYDIAFGSYNVIKHRANITRKQEFKYKNSLIVLNDDVFKAYNIAMSSLVISRKSFANGLFNPKYLIIGEFEYILRMFYQKRALVVLRRTCTVLQDDNSTSVKYPHQFSRELYSLSFDYINNRKIYKYLFSNSIYKLYQSYFLSKPSYRLAFFLMIRLFIKYKFPLLSFRFLLVSTILLLKA, encoded by the coding sequence ATGAGCCCATTTTATTCTATTGTCATTAATGTTCTCGATGGTGAAAATTATTTAGCAAGGTTATTCTCTTCTATTGCTTCACAAAATTTTTACGATTACGAGATAATCTTAATTGATAATTGTAGTTCTGATGCTACTGAATCAATTGTCAAATCTTACAGTTCTAAATTTCCCTTATTTACTATTCATAGAACTACTTCTACTGTTCCTTTGTATAGTGCTCGTAATATTGCCGTTCAACTAGCCTCTGGCAAATACATTGCTTTTCACGATGTTGATGATTTGTGGTCTTTTGACAAGCTTTCTAGTTATTATGCTTTACTCTGTAATGAGAAATACGATATAGCCTTCGGTTCATATAATGTAATAAAGCATAGAGCTAATATTACTCGTAAGCAAGAATTTAAATACAAAAACTCCTTAATTGTTTTAAATGATGATGTTTTTAAAGCATACAATATAGCAATGTCCAGTCTTGTTATATCTCGTAAATCCTTTGCAAATGGCTTGTTCAACCCAAAATATCTAATTATTGGTGAATTTGAATATATACTTCGCATGTTTTATCAAAAGCGTGCACTTGTTGTTCTTCGGCGCACGTGCACAGTACTCCAGGATGATAACTCAACCTCGGTAAAATATCCTCATCAATTTTCCCGTGAGCTTTATTCTCTCTCCTTCGACTATATAAACAACCGAAAAATTTATAAGTATCTTTTTAGTAACTCAATCTATAAATTGTATCAATCATATTTTTTGTCCAAGCCTTCTTATCGACTAGCTTTCTTCCTTATGATTCGATTGTTTATTAAATACAAGTTTCCCCTTCTTTCATTCCGGTTTTTACTTGTTAGCACTATTCTTTTACTTAAAGCTTAA
- a CDS encoding DegT/DnrJ/EryC1/StrS aminotransferase family protein, whose translation MALNLPLIRLSKSTVTTSDINSVSQCLREEFLGIGSYVQEFETKICSYGYQYAIATSSGTSSLQLALQAHGVGPGDEVVLPSLTYVATYQAVSATGATPISCDVRLSDLSLCPDSLLSLISNKTKAVIHVHFASLLGSLHEVRSLLRHHSIPLIEDAAHSFGDWSINHGNYDTICHSFDGIKNITCGEGGVVCTTNKHIADTISDLRLLAVSNDSVQRYKNARSWNFDVKSQGWRYHMSNINAALGLSQLQRIDSIRDKRRTLSNYYYQALLASQYFTPLLPLLNNDTLTIPHIYPVLAASQGFDTNSFRNFMLDNNIQTGLHYYPNHLLSYYLSSVKEPLPNTMAIYPQMVTLPLHLDLNYNDIDRIVETIDTYFKL comes from the coding sequence ATGGCTCTTAATCTACCTCTGATTCGTTTGTCAAAAAGTACAGTAACTACTAGTGATATTAATTCAGTTTCTCAATGTCTTCGTGAGGAGTTTTTAGGTATTGGTTCCTACGTTCAGGAATTTGAAACTAAGATCTGTTCCTATGGCTATCAGTACGCTATCGCTACATCTTCAGGCACTTCCTCTCTTCAATTAGCCTTGCAAGCTCACGGAGTTGGTCCTGGAGATGAAGTGGTTCTACCGTCTCTTACATATGTAGCTACCTATCAGGCCGTCTCGGCAACAGGCGCAACTCCTATTTCATGTGATGTAAGGTTATCTGACTTATCTCTTTGCCCTGATTCTTTATTGTCCTTAATTTCTAATAAAACGAAGGCTGTTATTCATGTCCACTTCGCTAGTTTATTGGGGTCATTACATGAAGTACGATCTTTACTTCGTCATCATTCAATTCCTCTTATAGAAGATGCTGCTCATAGTTTTGGAGATTGGTCTATTAATCATGGTAATTATGATACTATATGCCACTCCTTTGATGGGATTAAAAACATTACCTGTGGGGAGGGCGGAGTCGTGTGTACTACGAATAAGCATATAGCAGATACTATTTCTGACTTGAGACTTTTAGCCGTTTCGAATGACTCTGTTCAACGATACAAAAATGCTCGTAGTTGGAATTTTGATGTTAAGTCCCAAGGTTGGAGGTATCATATGAGTAACATTAACGCTGCTCTTGGGTTATCTCAGCTTCAACGGATTGATTCCATTCGTGATAAGCGTAGAACATTATCTAACTATTACTATCAAGCTCTGCTTGCCTCACAATATTTCACTCCTCTCTTACCTCTTTTGAATAATGATACGTTGACAATCCCGCATATCTATCCTGTTTTAGCTGCATCTCAAGGTTTTGATACGAATTCTTTTCGTAATTTTATGTTGGACAATAATATACAGACCGGCTTACACTATTATCCCAATCATTTGTTGAGTTACTATTTATCAAGTGTAAAAGAACCACTGCCTAACACAATGGCAATCTATCCCCAAATGGTTACTCTTCCTTTGCATCTTGACTTGAATTACAATGATATCGATCGAATTGTAGAAACTATTGATACTTATTTTAAATTATGA
- a CDS encoding glycosyltransferase family 4 protein, with protein sequence MHLTNYFIGMKIVFAIKRLDRAVGGAERVLCMVASELSRRGHDITVVTCDSNQSTPFYPIHDGIRIINLSVGETAEPGRFVVTLTRIIALRRAIIRINPDVVVGFMHSIFIPLSFALVGANIPLVASEHIVPDHYRSRPLQFALLWISAFNIQRITVLSENIKRSYPKLLRDRMHVLRNPVLPVDNYANPGRLKDSYILLNIGRLDNQKDQKTLINAFALIAHSFPNWILRIYGDGTLRDSLEGLIIHLGLVDQVFLLGNTSLISEEYAKADIFCLSSLYEAYPLVVVEAQSHGLPVVAFENCPGVNELVINRKNGLLVESSYNRSQSLAKSLSQLMCDSTLRYEYGSASRKATHQYSSLCDIANHWETLLTPLTTSSI encoded by the coding sequence TTGCATCTAACTAATTATTTTATTGGTATGAAAATAGTTTTTGCTATCAAAAGATTAGATCGTGCCGTAGGTGGTGCAGAAAGAGTTTTATGCATGGTTGCATCCGAACTCTCTCGACGTGGCCATGATATTACGGTTGTTACTTGTGATTCCAATCAATCTACTCCGTTTTATCCTATCCATGATGGCATAAGGATTATCAACCTTTCTGTTGGTGAAACAGCTGAACCTGGTAGGTTTGTTGTAACACTTACTCGTATTATTGCTTTACGTCGAGCAATTATACGCATTAATCCCGATGTAGTCGTTGGATTTATGCACTCTATATTTATACCCTTATCCTTTGCCTTGGTTGGAGCTAACATTCCATTAGTTGCTAGTGAGCATATAGTGCCCGATCATTACAGATCCCGCCCTTTGCAATTTGCTTTATTATGGATATCCGCTTTCAATATCCAAAGAATCACCGTTTTATCTGAAAATATTAAGCGTAGTTACCCAAAATTGCTTAGAGATCGTATGCATGTTTTAAGAAACCCCGTTCTTCCTGTTGATAATTACGCTAATCCTGGTCGTTTAAAAGATTCATATATACTTCTTAATATTGGTCGACTTGATAATCAGAAAGATCAAAAGACTCTCATTAATGCATTTGCACTTATAGCCCATTCTTTTCCTAACTGGATCTTAAGGATCTATGGTGATGGTACTCTCAGGGATTCACTAGAGGGACTTATTATACATCTTGGTCTAGTAGATCAGGTGTTTTTATTAGGTAATACATCCTTGATTTCTGAGGAATATGCAAAAGCAGATATCTTTTGCCTTTCATCTTTATACGAGGCTTATCCACTTGTCGTGGTTGAGGCTCAATCCCACGGGCTTCCTGTCGTGGCCTTTGAAAATTGTCCTGGTGTTAATGAACTTGTTATCAATCGTAAAAACGGTCTCTTGGTCGAAAGTTCTTACAACCGTTCACAATCTTTAGCCAAAAGCCTGTCTCAATTGATGTGTGATTCTACTTTGAGATATGAGTATGGATCAGCTTCTAGAAAGGCAACTCACCAATATTCATCGCTTTGTGATATAGCTAATCATTGGGAAACTTTACTTACTCCTCTAACTACTTCATCTATTTAA
- a CDS encoding FkbM family methyltransferase, with product MSLIDIGANIGIYSLAFASKSNSPVYAFEFDPSSQVSLIKNLSLNNFKNITPVLAALDSSKNFSLLPTFYQIFEAGAGAGGLNKIYASVKSSNECLQTLTPSLSLDVFNSIHPFPGESVLKIDTDGHELDILLGSKDLLRSGKILAIILEINSFAYSEADVTDLLTTFGYCLVARSKWCQQLSEGSIYNCVFLKSDSSNDVIDYFKNNCHFEI from the coding sequence GTGAGTCTAATTGACATTGGTGCAAATATTGGCATTTATTCATTGGCATTTGCTTCCAAATCTAACTCACCCGTTTATGCATTTGAATTCGACCCTTCGTCTCAAGTTTCTTTGATAAAGAACCTTTCTCTCAATAACTTTAAAAATATTACCCCTGTACTTGCAGCTCTAGATTCTTCTAAGAATTTTTCTCTTTTGCCTACTTTCTATCAAATTTTTGAAGCTGGTGCTGGAGCAGGTGGTTTAAACAAGATATATGCCTCAGTGAAAAGCAGTAATGAGTGCTTACAAACTCTTACCCCTTCTCTTTCCCTTGATGTTTTTAATTCTATTCATCCTTTTCCTGGCGAATCTGTATTGAAAATTGATACCGATGGTCATGAACTAGATATATTGTTGGGTTCTAAGGATTTACTTCGTTCTGGCAAGATTTTGGCAATAATTTTAGAAATTAACTCGTTTGCTTATTCCGAAGCTGATGTTACTGACCTTCTCACAACTTTTGGCTATTGTCTTGTTGCTCGCTCTAAATGGTGTCAGCAATTGAGTGAAGGTAGTATTTACAATTGCGTATTTCTAAAAAGTGATTCCAGCAATGATGTCATAGATTATTTTAAGAATAACTGTCATTTCGAGATATAA
- the asnB gene encoding asparagine synthase (glutamine-hydrolyzing) — MCGIAGLWSISDIDQDFLRCNAQLMGDSISFRGPDDSGVWIDPFVPLALVHRRLSILDLSKAGHQPMVSSSGRYVISFNGEIYNHLSIRRELETSNLIDKPWSSSCDTETLLCAIEAWGISSTLKRCSGMFAIALWDTSYQRLTLIRDRFGEKPLYWGWHCVDDIRTLLFCSDVAALRSITRTSPYSINKVALTAYFNLGFIPAPLCIYEGFHQLMPGHQIDFDLSRHAHNNFHSTSWWDISSSSLSSQSKLEYIPKDVYLSQLKACLTRSVVMQSSSDVPLGTFLSGGIDSSLITAILQANSSSSISTLTVSFPGNSVGNLEFNEAPYAHDIASYLGTKHTEVSLSSQDALSLIPALPYIYSEPFSDASQIPTHLVCLSARQNGLSVALTGDGGDELFGGYNRHRLAPLIYKYFHFYPQYCKNFISFLINILPIASRGLSRNKQYKLSSAVRSSSSLSSIYDSLLSVFTDSSCLFDSIFLESIITDFSTTDFLSFNPFSTSVSPVESVMAADTIGYLPNDILVKVDRASMYVGLETRAPFLDISVADFMFSSPLHYKIPDLSDRDCTKWALRQILYQFVPPSLIDRPKSGFSTPICYWLRGPLRQWAEDLLSPSRIESQGILNSYYIDQLWRQHLGGRDNSSQLWTVLMWQAWADIWL; from the coding sequence ATGTGTGGTATTGCTGGTCTTTGGAGCATATCTGATATTGACCAAGATTTTTTGCGCTGTAATGCCCAGTTAATGGGGGATTCAATTTCCTTTCGAGGGCCTGATGATTCTGGTGTATGGATTGATCCTTTTGTTCCTCTTGCTTTAGTACATAGGCGTCTTTCAATTTTAGATTTATCAAAAGCTGGTCATCAACCCATGGTCAGTTCATCTGGACGCTATGTTATATCTTTCAATGGCGAGATTTATAATCATCTATCGATACGTCGTGAACTTGAAACTTCTAATCTTATTGATAAGCCATGGTCCAGTTCCTGTGATACTGAAACTTTGCTCTGTGCAATCGAAGCGTGGGGTATATCTAGTACATTAAAAAGATGTTCTGGAATGTTTGCTATTGCCTTATGGGATACGTCGTACCAACGTTTAACTTTGATTAGGGATCGGTTTGGAGAGAAACCTCTTTATTGGGGTTGGCACTGTGTTGATGATATTCGCACTCTACTGTTTTGCTCTGATGTTGCGGCTCTTCGGTCTATTACTCGTACATCTCCATATTCCATCAATAAAGTAGCACTTACTGCTTATTTTAATCTCGGCTTTATTCCTGCACCTTTATGTATATATGAGGGTTTTCATCAGCTTATGCCGGGTCATCAGATTGACTTTGATTTATCTCGTCATGCCCATAATAATTTTCATTCTACTTCATGGTGGGATATTTCTAGTTCATCTTTGTCCTCACAATCTAAGCTTGAATATATTCCCAAGGACGTCTACCTTTCACAGTTGAAGGCATGTCTTACCCGTTCAGTTGTTATGCAATCTTCTTCTGATGTTCCCTTAGGCACTTTTCTTTCTGGGGGTATCGACTCTTCTTTAATTACTGCAATTCTTCAAGCTAACAGTAGTTCGTCCATTAGCACATTAACCGTATCTTTTCCTGGAAATTCTGTTGGTAATCTTGAATTCAATGAAGCTCCATATGCTCATGATATTGCTTCCTATTTAGGTACCAAACACACTGAAGTCAGTCTTTCATCACAGGATGCTCTTAGTTTAATCCCAGCCTTACCATACATTTATTCTGAGCCCTTTTCTGACGCCTCACAAATCCCAACTCATTTGGTGTGTCTATCTGCACGTCAAAACGGTTTGTCTGTCGCACTCACTGGTGATGGGGGTGACGAGCTCTTTGGCGGTTATAACCGTCATCGTCTAGCTCCCTTGATTTACAAGTATTTTCATTTTTACCCTCAATACTGCAAGAACTTTATTTCCTTTTTGATTAACATTCTACCGATTGCCTCTCGTGGTTTATCCAGAAACAAACAATATAAACTATCCTCAGCAGTTAGATCTAGTTCCAGTCTTTCTTCGATTTATGATTCATTGTTATCAGTATTTACCGATTCCAGTTGTCTTTTTGATTCAATCTTTTTGGAATCCATCATCACTGATTTTTCTACAACAGACTTTCTGAGCTTTAATCCATTCAGCACCTCTGTTTCTCCTGTTGAGTCTGTTATGGCTGCGGATACTATTGGTTATTTACCTAATGATATCCTTGTTAAGGTAGATCGCGCTTCAATGTATGTAGGCTTGGAAACACGTGCACCATTTCTAGATATTTCTGTAGCTGATTTCATGTTTTCTTCTCCACTACATTATAAAATCCCCGATTTGTCTGACAGAGATTGTACTAAGTGGGCTCTACGTCAAATACTTTATCAGTTTGTTCCTCCTTCCTTAATTGATCGTCCAAAGTCAGGGTTTTCTACACCTATTTGTTATTGGCTTCGTGGACCATTGCGTCAATGGGCTGAAGATCTTCTTTCACCATCTCGCATAGAATCACAAGGAATACTAAACTCTTACTACATCGATCAATTATGGAGGCAGCATTTAGGTGGTCGTGATAATTCATCCCAGCTATGGACCGTTTTGATGTGGCAAGCTTGGGCTGATATATGGTTGTAA
- a CDS encoding glycosyltransferase family 4 protein — protein sequence MSSLFAFISSIISQKYTVYIVDFPNGALANLSKTTQVTCISPDELVDLSYNIDLVIVTQALPLWRLPNINIINSSTKLFFWFLHPDNFEIIPKYRQFFSKFNYFFRKRNFKLISQYSLMLEFQSLYFMDHACYYGLLTTLSLSTTNPSYNCPILRLVHNPMHTICPARSSVFSKNFLTITWIGRLEDFKSQSLLSFVQDLVNSNCSLDNIKLHIVGDGIDFSSLKRKFSCIPINITFHGTLSFDELDDLLVSTDIGFAMGLSLLEFASRGIPCLIADFGYRQSLSAGYCIFGEQRLDLGSPHDLLINMQHFKLKTLGCAIDYILSDYKEISANTSNVYLTTYYYKSTIDLFESAISSSRLTVRDVLSSDLLFPDLLSILVSLLALSRNQFYSAAQRNSIYGGFSWLL from the coding sequence GTGTCGTCTCTTTTTGCTTTTATTTCTAGTATAATTTCACAAAAATATACCGTATATATTGTAGACTTTCCGAATGGTGCTCTAGCAAATTTATCTAAGACAACTCAAGTTACTTGCATCTCCCCTGATGAGTTAGTAGATTTGTCTTACAACATTGACCTAGTTATTGTTACCCAAGCACTGCCCCTTTGGCGCTTACCTAATATAAATATCATAAACTCTTCTACAAAACTTTTTTTTTGGTTTTTGCATCCTGATAATTTCGAAATTATCCCTAAGTATCGTCAATTTTTTAGTAAATTCAATTATTTTTTTCGAAAGCGTAACTTTAAACTCATTTCCCAATATAGCCTCATGCTTGAATTTCAATCACTATATTTTATGGATCATGCATGTTATTATGGTCTTCTTACTACGCTAAGTTTATCTACTACAAATCCTTCATATAATTGTCCTATCCTTAGGCTGGTTCATAACCCAATGCATACTATTTGTCCTGCTAGATCTTCTGTATTTAGTAAAAATTTTCTTACTATTACTTGGATTGGTCGTTTAGAAGATTTTAAATCACAATCTCTACTTTCTTTCGTTCAAGATTTGGTAAATTCAAACTGTTCATTAGATAATATCAAATTGCATATAGTTGGCGATGGAATCGACTTTTCGTCACTGAAGAGAAAATTTTCATGTATCCCAATTAATATTACGTTCCACGGTACCTTATCCTTTGATGAACTTGATGATTTGCTTGTCAGTACAGATATTGGCTTTGCAATGGGTCTTTCTCTTTTAGAATTTGCTTCAAGAGGTATACCTTGTTTAATTGCAGATTTTGGTTATAGGCAATCATTATCTGCCGGCTATTGTATTTTTGGAGAACAACGTCTCGATCTTGGGTCCCCACATGATTTGCTAATTAACATGCAGCATTTTAAACTCAAAACACTAGGTTGTGCTATTGACTATATTTTATCTGATTATAAAGAGATAAGTGCTAATACTTCCAATGTATATCTTACAACTTATTACTATAAATCCACGATCGATCTTTTTGAGTCAGCGATCTCCTCCTCACGACTTACTGTACGAGATGTTCTCTCTAGTGATTTACTTTTTCCTGATTTGCTTTCAATCTTAGTTTCTCTTCTTGCCTTGTCTCGTAATCAGTTTTACTCTGCCGCACAGCGTAATTCTATCTACGGCGGCTTTTCCTGGCTTTTATGA
- a CDS encoding NAD-dependent epimerase/dehydratase family protein, producing MNLRALVTGGAGFIGGHIARDLISRGFIVDIIDNLKTGNILNIPDSANFFYIDSANSDIFRILNQSYDIIYHFAGQSSVEISYRDIMYDFNSNLASTVNILEFARKVKPRHLIYASSMSVYGGEDTSARSEDSVLLGSNPYALGKMTSEKYLQLYNKFGISSTAVRLFNIYGPGQNLVNLSQGMLSIYLAQALNSPSVLVKGSLDRSRDFVHIYDVLKFLRKIEFNELAFNQSVNICSGISTTVGSILNDIEFVLNKQLDITVAGSTPGDIPHMLGDTSKLFNITSLKASTTIRRGIQTMVEALTSESYYR from the coding sequence ATGAATCTTAGAGCTTTGGTCACTGGTGGTGCTGGATTTATTGGTGGCCACATTGCTAGAGATCTCATCTCTCGTGGTTTTATCGTTGATATTATTGATAACCTAAAAACAGGAAATATTTTAAATATACCCGACTCTGCAAACTTTTTTTATATTGATTCTGCTAACTCTGATATATTTCGAATTTTGAATCAATCTTACGATATTATATATCATTTTGCAGGGCAAAGTTCTGTGGAGATTTCGTATAGAGATATTATGTATGATTTTAATTCAAACTTGGCATCAACGGTTAATATTCTTGAGTTTGCGAGAAAAGTTAAGCCAAGGCATTTAATTTATGCCAGTTCTATGTCCGTTTATGGCGGAGAGGATACATCAGCTCGTTCTGAAGATTCCGTACTTTTAGGTTCAAATCCATACGCGTTGGGTAAGATGACTAGTGAAAAATACCTTCAACTCTATAATAAATTTGGCATATCAAGTACTGCTGTTCGTTTATTTAATATTTATGGGCCTGGTCAAAATCTCGTTAACTTATCCCAAGGGATGCTTTCTATTTATTTAGCACAAGCTCTTAATTCTCCTAGTGTTCTTGTAAAAGGTTCTTTAGACAGATCACGTGATTTTGTTCATATTTATGATGTCTTAAAATTTCTTCGTAAGATCGAGTTCAATGAATTAGCCTTTAATCAATCAGTCAATATTTGTTCGGGCATTTCAACAACTGTTGGTTCTATTTTAAATGATATAGAATTTGTCCTGAATAAACAACTTGATATAACCGTGGCTGGATCGACCCCAGGCGATATTCCTCATATGCTTGGGGATACTTCTAAACTTTTCAATATTACTTCTCTTAAAGCAAGTACTACCATTCGCCGCGGTATTCAAACTATGGTTGAAGCTCTTACTTCAGAATCTTACTATAGATAG